The Nilaparvata lugens isolate BPH chromosome 14, ASM1435652v1, whole genome shotgun sequence DNA segment tattcttctcaataaattggtagtaatatctaacagtagagtgttgaattaaaaaaaaatagataggataaattagtttttcaaagatgagttcaatgttttcatagtagttgattgtcaatagatggtccaggaaatatgcgatgtacgatgaatcatcaccaggaattacatatcctttccatcttccattttaggattttCAGGATGGAAATAAGcaaagctaaattcaaaaaaattgtgaattatcctgacattcttcagtaataataaatgcaatatgaacaactctcttccatgaggtgaataattttttcccaacattttccggttactcaatgataggggagtaataattattatattatttgtataggtcttctaaggaaccattatctacagctggtaccaatcaactacacttcaactccaaactaccgttgtaataccagtagcctacacaatttatcatagggtggcgtgtttattacagctggtaactttagatgctgaatcatattatctcaatatgatcttgaatcatgatcatctttccgttcttcggtagccgctaggccgacaatttcgaaaacataggtctgtaaaatagattaataaataatcattattagccaccctctattaaaatttctggtcagaaaccatccccaatattcacacaacatattcccaaagtttcatgccgttatgtcaagtatttttcaagtcatagggaacaaacacacaaacagacattcatttttttatatatatagaagattgaagatttcattcggctcaaacaaaaacctctctaaatggaggtagaatgataaggttgacaactttcagttctgttgttttaactttttttttaatcactttcaaaaagttcatgtagtacctactattgtgtttgagacacttctggcgctatcatagtttcacaactattctgttccacactcctatctcttgcaatcgttaaccatatctataataaaataaagagttggcttatacacgtatgggataggaaaattatgtttgacgcatcaccacgtctgaactactggactaattaacttgaaattttgcttgtaggctagattcttaattaaccaaggatggttataggcctattttaagttcttttaaatttcattacgtcaagttttcagattatcaagtttgaaaatagttccttgcgaagcacgggttcctgctagttatTCTACAAAACAGATTGCAATATCCTTCTCTAGGTCTGCAACATTTGCCAAATCCGTTctgaacaatgtagaaatatattaatgaatagttgttataatttttgtttttaatctatcattttattaatttcaaagagtacctactataattattttttataaataattaatcaagggAGACAAACGGCAACGCAGCAACGCTGTAATCCTATCTTTAACGTGGTCTGTCCCTCATTTGATtttctgtagtgaggtccatgttatcaAGTCAGCACTTGATCAGcactggtgttgctatccttgtctgtcattggacaaagcagatagtgctatcctttccTAACTCCACAACTTTGCCAGATTTTTATTGAACCtctttgaaatataattattgattaccagaagattcaatcttaattatgaacatttatcataaaatcattgaaaactaCATTTTATtgccgaataaaatataattgattatgatCAATGTGCTTGAGGAATCCCAGTAACATTTtgctattacatcaataattaaCTGAGAAAACctgttttatatttttagaagtatcatatttgatcaacattattgaaaatatataactaatattgttaAAATACAAGACAATGAGAACTGTttctattttgtattctttGAAAATAGAGGAAAAGCtatcaaaaataactttttaaattcaattttcttatattttgAAGATATCAAGGGAAATTGTTTaacagaataaaaattgaaacattcaaattttaacaataactttatttttatcctatttgtaaaattacaaatcatcatttttatcaaacataataaataatttcaaatctatttacATAGGCTGAAAACAATATGAAAGACACATAGTataatagaagaaaaaagaacaataattgagaaaaatctatcatcaattttctcaatttaaattattatatttcctaAATTAATAGAATGGACAGAATCAATAGAATTGATTAGAAACATGGTGATAACAATCATTTCAAGTTAATAGTGATGGAAATTGAAGagtgaaatacaataaaattatcaaataaatatgaaacatattgtaataaattgagGAATAGAATATAAGTTGAAATTTCTCATCCTTAACTAAGAGTGCAAATATAATGGACAATACATCAGCTATAGTGGACAATACAGTATACAACACTTCAGCTCAGCTGATACAGAAAATAGTTTGTTATTTGAAGCCAATAGTCAACAATCATAACTAACACATTAAAATAGGAACAATGAATAGACtatacaaaaaacaaaaacatccaGAAATTATTGACTTAAACACAAACTATTAGTAAGTAACTAGTAAGCAAGCTATAGCTGTAATACTTGGGATTTGGATAAAGTTTTCCTTGTAAACATTGCTCTTTAGAACATTAAAATCATGAGATGATAAACTTTCTTAAAGAACGATATATATTTGAGATGAAATTGATCATCATGAACATGAAAAAATCAAGATCAGATATACTGAGAAAGCTTTAAccactatagaaggcagtagaaacaaaaaattggcaacaatgaatttatataatttttactggcttcataacgtgaatctcacagaatttcaataaatgaaaactGTTTGgccatggaaatctatttagaAGATGGGCACATACTTTTAAACCCTACCAGGGCCTCCACATGTTCTCCTTACCACTAGCTTCTTCAGAACCACCATTTTGAACCACATCCTCAGCACTGCTTCTCTCTTGCTGAATAATCTGTGGTGAGAATGACTGCACCTCTTTCTGGCCCACTGGCTCACTGCTACTACCATTTCTGTACAGAAGTTCAGCCTCACCGCTACTACCATTCCTGCCAAAGTTGGCACTGACCTCCAAACGTCTCCTCTTCAAACTAGGCACAAAACCATTCTGGAACATTGGTGTAACGTTTTTGGAAAAGTTGATAGGTGTTGGCAAACAATCACTGTCGCTGACATTTCCTGTCAATCTCCTACTGGCACCTCTATTTAGATTTGTGTCTATGGTCAGAGGCAGACTGAATTCGGACATCACATTGGGGTCATTCATTGGCCTTTTCCCATACCTTCCCTCTTGTTGCCTACCGAAAGGTTCATGAATTCTCAGTGCATCCATGTAGGTGTACTCTGTCTGAGGTGGCCTTGATTTCATGCTATCTTGTGCCTGACTACTACTAAACCTGCTAACATCATCAGCAACATTCTTGGGGAAATCTGGGTAGGAGAATTTGGGAACATCCTGATGTTTTTGGGAAGGATTGTGGCTGACATCCTTGTGATCAATGATGGTTTTGGTAGACAAAATTTTCATGAGGGTAGATGGTTCTGGTACCCTGTTATCCTGATGTGTGTAGTGGAAGGTATGTTTGTCCTGAGGTATGCCTTCAAGCTTGGGAGATGTTTCAGTAGATGGTTGAGGCTGATTGTTTTGAGGAGACAAatttgatgatgttgatgagttgaaggatgatgatgaaggatCTGGACCACTATCAGTCAACTGCTCAGATGTGGATGACACTTCTGGAGACATGTTGTTGATGTTTGGGTGATGTGGCATGGTTGCTTGCCTCTCAGCACTGCTGGATGACACAGGAGACACAAGTGATGATGTTGGACTTGTGGTGCATTCTGAGGCATGCTTGTTGACTGCTGTGAATGCACTGGGATGTGAGTCCAGCCGGAGAGTGTCAGGAAGTTTTTCAGAGGACGTTGTCGACACCTGGTTCAAACCGCAGTGTTGATGCAGCCCCATATTCGTGTTGAGGTCCAGCATTTTAGTATTGTAGTGTCCCACATTTGGCATCATTTTGGTATCATAGTGTCCCACACTGGGTGCCATTTTTGAATCAAAGTGTTGTATGTTGGGAGCCATATTTGTATCCTGGTGACCTTGGCCCACTTTTGTGCAATGCTCAGCCAGCTGGAAGAATGGCAGAACGTTTCCAGGTAGTGATTGTGCATCGGGCACCAATAATGCCAAATCACCATTGGGTAGCCGGCTTGGGATGAGTCGCAAACTTGCTGAGATTGCATTAAcactgttgttgttgttgttgttatttGTGTCTTCGCTCCTAGAGGCTGGAATGTTGGAAACGCATGATGACAGATGTGCTGCCAGTCGTCTACGCACTCCAGGGCTGATTCCCTCCAGGCTGTCAATGTAGTTGCTGACCTCACTGGCACACTCCTCGAAGCCACCGCGGAACTTGCGCAGAACTGCTGGGTCAGCAATCATGGCCGTCGACAGCTGTCGCTTCTGAACGTCTTGGAGGTGTTTGACAGTCATCTCCAGGATGTCTGCTTTCTCGAGTTTTGAGTGTCTTGCAGGCTGAAACATCATGATTTCAGTTAGTTGTGttctcattttgtcaagttttaaatttatcaagtttacaTTTggacaaatttaaaatttgacaaGTTTTTATCTAACAAGTTTTTTGTCAGTCAAGTTTCAAATCCctcaaaaatttccattttttgaagttttgaatttatcaagttttcatttgtcaagttttcagttcatcaagttcTCATAAAGTTTCCATTTTGTTAAGTATTAATTTTGTCAAGTCCCTAGTTCATCAAGTTCTCAGTAGAATGAGAGAAAAACATTAGTTTACATTGATTTCTACTGCATATAAGTCTTGTAATAATGTCGATATTGGTATCATCCTTAACAGAAGTTGGAAAGAATGATATTTCCAAAATGTCTGCTCCCATGAAATAATGTGTTGAACTGATTCAGACATGAATTGTGGATTCGAATTGCTGATGAGAATAGAACACAATGGATTTGAAATCCAGGTTTCTCAAGTTGAGCAGACAAGatctttaattttaatatttatccAGGAATGAAAGAagtgattttttcaaatcaattccaCTTTTCAGAAACAAATTGAATCGaatcaaatgaatgaatattaaaaaacatgAATGTCTGTTCATTGGAAAATCATAGTGAAGTAAATAATTGGTAGTGTAGGCCTACAAGAAACTTTTAATAGGCAAGTctaagggccagtttccgagctcgggatttggctaagttctagactttaaacagctggtgtaagaaaattggctttccgaaacggggcgtagtcgtagtcattggcaaagtcacgtttgaattaaatatcaaaaaactaggcaattaaacacaaaataaaataaagtgaaaatagtgtaaagtttcagctattttgaattatttagaaatgtttaattccgtcaaggaaaacgTTTCTAAttgtagaaatgagaaaataaaaactgcgactactgttataaaaactgcaactacaccccgttttggaaagctaattttgtgactccagctgtttaaagtttagaacttggctaaatctcgagctcggaaaccagccctaaaGGTCATTACAAGACAATTTCTCCAATACACTCATGATTATTTTGAGTCGATAGATATCAACTGAATGCATCATAACGTTCcattttatagtgaggtccaagttattatggcagtggagaaaaattggAGAACTAGAGAATATAtattgctgattctctgccttgacattgccttctatagaggatagctgatacaggtatcTTAACTGATCATCCTTGCTCGAAATAATCGATTACATTCAATCCGTCAAGAAAACttattcttcaatgattgaagaataataaatatttatagttGAGCTTAAATATTGTGTAAAGATTTCTAATTTACTGAAAACAGATCTGGTAACAGTGTGGAGGTGGTagaggatagcactatctgctttgtctaattatagacaaggatagcaacaccaatgttaatcaaaactgccattataacgtgaaccttactATAGTATCTAATTGAAACAAACTGTGCTACCTTAATTATCCAATGACCATTGAATCGCCAAATCAGAGTGCAGTGGTTGTGGCTACATTTAtccatatttttcacaatagaATTAATCACAAACTCAAAACAACTGGTGATAAAGAATGGGAGAACgggagaggagaaggaaaacGAGTGaaggaaagaggaggagaagaagaagatggagaggaaaaataagaagaaggagaagaggagagaaaTTAAAAAGTACAAACACTTTAGGGAATGAATTAGCTTGAATAGGCTCAAATAATGGGAATCAGAAATTAATTGAGAGtgtaaattttagaaaatacagaAGAAATACTGGAGGAATGGTGTAGccacaataattgagaatcaaaaaattgattgacaatgaaaatttcaatataattatcactCTAACTGTGTTATGACAATTGAGAGAATATTTAATGAGGTGATAATcccgattgattgaaaaatagattGACCGATATACACGAAGTgatcgaaaattgaaatagtttacAAAATCACAAATAAATTAGACCTGCAAAAACTGCTGTTTGTTTGATATTTTAATAAGGAATTTGAAGGGGGAATAGGATAGATATACTCATGGGTACTGAAGAAGTGATTGAAGGAACTGAGAAGGAAATAGGATAGATATACTAATGATTACTGAAAAAGTGATTGAAGGAATTGAAAAGGAGATAGCACAGCTACACTATACTCAGGAAGTGATTAAAACAATTGAAGATTGAAgtaaaaattgaagattgaaaaaagtttg contains these protein-coding regions:
- the LOC111048901 gene encoding protein deadpan-like isoform X1 is translated as MKMGESDEDYCDDEFPQPIQSEYSFPNRMQNSYQHTMTKAELRRSTKPIMEKRRRARINRCLNELKSLILDAMKKDPARHSKLEKADILEMTVKHLQDVQKRQLSTAMIADPAVLRKFRGGFEECASEVSNYIDSLEGISPGVRRRLAAHLSSCVSNIPASRSEDTNNNNNNNSVNAISASLRLIPSRLPNGDLALLVPDAQSLPGNVLPFFQLAEHCTKVGQGHQDTNMAPNIQHFDSKMAPSVGHYDTKMMPNVGHYNTKMLDLNTNMGLHQHCGLNQVSTTSSEKLPDTLRLDSHPSAFTAVNKHASECTTSPTSSLVSPVSSSSAERQATMPHHPNINNMSPEVSSTSEQLTDSGPDPSSSSFNSSTSSNLSPQNNQPQPSTETSPKLEGIPQDKHTFHYTHQDNRVPEPSTLMKILSTKTIIDHKDVSHNPSQKHQDVPKFSYPDFPKNVADDVSRFSSSQAQDSMKSRPPQTEYTYMDALRIHEPFGRQQEGRYGKRPMNDPNVMSEFSLPLTIDTNLNRGASRRLTGNVSDSDCLPTPINFSKNVTPMFQNGFVPSLKRRRLEVSANFGRNGSSGEAELLYRNGSSSEPVGQKEVQSFSPQIIQQERSSAEDVVQNGGSEEASGKENMWRPW
- the LOC111048901 gene encoding uncharacterized protein LOC111048901 isoform X2, translating into MDKCSHNHCTLIWRFNGHWIIKPARHSKLEKADILEMTVKHLQDVQKRQLSTAMIADPAVLRKFRGGFEECASEVSNYIDSLEGISPGVRRRLAAHLSSCVSNIPASRSEDTNNNNNNNSVNAISASLRLIPSRLPNGDLALLVPDAQSLPGNVLPFFQLAEHCTKVGQGHQDTNMAPNIQHFDSKMAPSVGHYDTKMMPNVGHYNTKMLDLNTNMGLHQHCGLNQVSTTSSEKLPDTLRLDSHPSAFTAVNKHASECTTSPTSSLVSPVSSSSAERQATMPHHPNINNMSPEVSSTSEQLTDSGPDPSSSSFNSSTSSNLSPQNNQPQPSTETSPKLEGIPQDKHTFHYTHQDNRVPEPSTLMKILSTKTIIDHKDVSHNPSQKHQDVPKFSYPDFPKNVADDVSRFSSSQAQDSMKSRPPQTEYTYMDALRIHEPFGRQQEGRYGKRPMNDPNVMSEFSLPLTIDTNLNRGASRRLTGNVSDSDCLPTPINFSKNVTPMFQNGFVPSLKRRRLEVSANFGRNGSSGEAELLYRNGSSSEPVGQKEVQSFSPQIIQQERSSAEDVVQNGGSEEASGKENMWRPW